A genomic region of Gallus gallus isolate bGalGal1 chromosome 19, bGalGal1.mat.broiler.GRCg7b, whole genome shotgun sequence contains the following coding sequences:
- the LOC430700 gene encoding fibrinogen-like protein 1-like protein, which translates to MGLQAGTHQLRGNLILLPVAVVMLLHCASAGPGMPTASSRSVPVAGFPADCSHLRKTSPSGVYVIQPARSPPRVVWCDMDTEGKGWTVVQRNSHDTEIAWKQSWTTYKYGFGNVQGDHWLGTEYLHLLTQQGTYKVRFVVRDKANVTHYAEYDIFRVESESSGYPLRLGRYSGEGDDYLTGYYPKKGGIHDNMKFSTVDKDQDQYSGNCASSYGGWWYDRCQNVVLNAKKYILWPGFCDKGDCTSSLILVKPTDVC; encoded by the exons ATGG ggctgcaggctgggacaCACCAGCTCCGTGGGAACCTCATCCTCCTGCCCGTGGCGGTGGTGATGCTTCTCCACTGTGCGAGTGCAGGTCCAGGAATGCCCACCGCCAGCTCGCGGAGCG TTCCTGTTGCAGGGTTCCCCGCGGACTGCAGCCACCTCCGCAAGACCAGCCCCAGCGGGGTGTACGTCATCCAGCCAGCACGGTCCCCCCCCCGCGTGGTGTGGTGTGACATGGACACCGAAGGCAAGGGCTGGACTGTTGTCCAGAGAAACTCTCATGACACTGAGATCGCGTGGAAGCAATCCTGGACCACCTACAAGTACGGCTTCGGGAACGTGCAGGGCGACCACTGGCTGGGCACCGAGTACCTGCACCTGCTCACACAGCAGGGCACCTACAAGGTCCGCTTCGTCGTGCGGGACAAAGCCAACGTCACCCACTATGCTGAGTATGACATCTTCAGAGTGGAGAGCGAGAGCAGCGGGTACCCGCTGAGGCTGGGCCGGTATTCTGGTGAAGGGGACGACTATCTGACCGGCTACTACCCCAAGAAGGGAGGCATCCACGACAACATGAAGTTCAGCACGGTGGATAAGGACCAGGACCAGTACAGCGGGAACTGCGCCAGCAGCTACGGGGGGTGGTGGTACGACAGGTGCCAGAATGTTGTGCTCAATGCCAAAAAGTACATCCTCTGGCCAGGATTCTGTGATAAAGGCGACTGCACATCATCCCTCATCCTGGTCAAACCCACTGATGTGTGCTGA